The Penaeus vannamei isolate JL-2024 chromosome 16, ASM4276789v1, whole genome shotgun sequence genome includes a window with the following:
- the FIG4 gene encoding polyphosphoinositide phosphatase — MEGNETKVHFFPIINGLQKMALYETKARLYLIGSNITQTKFRVLKIDRTESNSLNITDDKVEYSHRQIKELLSMINEGNRAQSGQRLVNGLAKTVSAFGIVGFVRFLEGYYIILVTKRRKVAVIGLHTIYKVVDTAMIYIPNESTKKNRDDEPKYVRLFQNIDLSSNFYFSYSYDLTHSLQYNMAPPKDIPVELLTNFKVPTPCVGEVEKAEDFLNMSLNPKDQKEEDTKEPEEKTCADNNQTTNPHRKDSEANSSPKDEKEKKKRFMIYGIRNTPNKKYVWNSYLLKPVEKCLHPAWILPITHGFVAQSNISVYGRSFFLTLIARRSCRYAGTRFLKRGANFEGDVANEVETEQLVWDAHVTSLQVGRFTSFVQIRGSIPSHWSQDVSKMVPKPPITFDVMDPYAETAGKHFNELLRRFGSPIVILNLVKRRERRPHESILNTEYCRLIDQLNITLPPQFRLQYVAVDMARINKQKDENVMSRLSDIAYRAVKKTGIFQSSAPYYSHHLNPNAHYRHMERTSTQGDHNFGSRKNFTPNEPFVRKQTGVVRVNCVDCLDRTNTAQFCLGKCALGFQLYALGVLDRPALEFDSDCVRMLEEMYEDHGDTLALQYGGSQLVHRIKTYRRTAPWTSQGNDIMQTLSRYYSNTFSDTEKQNAINLFLGVYIPSEASVPIWELPSDYLLHHSLSRGVRPCHNRSTTQWWDSAMLSDLPMPLEETRKSVSLLMPVRSQEPKIDLYTDHHRPSEFCVLSELFSYQMSHSVRDYMPNFTTDESPFSVRRRPGKRQEELSRNQSSGSPSQKNPTMTGQASTSSTASSGTSSTESEASDEDELSVASASSDVEEDNTPNLSLVSFFPPMTETYGEYLHEPSRADNTIYKRYEQIYKATNGPLSKSAKISGSVGAPLVLIQRSSFCLDSSIETDPPTVPRRSKEIYGNFVAMARRGPQPPANRDLLMYRKFASFS, encoded by the exons AATGGTCTGGCCAAAACTGTTTCAGCTTTTGGTATTGTGGGCTTTGTTAGGTTCCTTGAAGGTTATTATATCATACTGGTAACAAAAAGACGGAAAGTTGCAGTTATTGGCTTGCATACCATTTACAAG GTTGTTGATACAGCCATGATCTACATTCCCAATGAGTCTACAAAGAAGAACCGTGATGATGAGCCAAAATATGTACGACTCTTCCAAAACATTGATCTGTCATCCAATTTTTACTTTAG TTACAGTTATGACCTGACACACAGTCTCCAATACAACATGGCCCCCCCAAAGGATATTCCTGTGGAACTTCTCACCAACTTCAAAGTCCCAACACCATGCG TTGGAGAGGTTGAGAAGGCGGAGGATTTCCTTAATATGTCCTTGAACCCAAAGGACCAAAAAGAAGAGGACACTAAAGAACCAGA AGAAAAGACATGTGCTGACAATAACCAGACAACAAATCCACATAGAAAAGACAGTGAAGCTAACTCGTCaccaaaagacgaaaaagagaaaaagaaaaggtttaTGATATATGGTATAAGAAACACACCAAACAAGAAGTACGTTTGGAACTCCTACCTCCTGAAGCCAGTGGAAAAGTGCCTTCACCCTGCTTGGATCCTGCCTATCACCCATGGCTTCGTTGCTCAG AGTAACATCTCCGTGTATGGACGctcattcttcctcaccctcatagCTCGCAGGTCATGCCGTTATGCAGGGACAAGATTCCTCAAACGTGGGGCCAACTTTGAG gGTGACGTGGCTAATGAGGTAGAGACAGAGCAGCTGGTCTGGGATGCTCATGTTACATCCCTGCAAGTGGGCAGGTTCACATCCTTTGTTCAG ATTCGAGGCTCCATTCCATCGCATTGGTCGCAGGATGTCAGTAAGATGGTCCCAAAACCACCGATCACCTTTGACGTAATGGATCCATATGCTGAAACTGCAG GGAAACACTTCAATGAATTGCTGCGACGTTTTGGCTCTCCAATTGTCATTCTGAATCTGGTAAAGAGACGTGAGCGGCGGCCTCATGAGTCGATTCTCAACACAGAATACTGTAGACTGATTGACCAGCTCaacatcacccttcctcctcagTTCAGACTACAGTATGTTGCAGTAGATATGGCAAGGATCAATAAACA GAAAGATGAGAATGTGATGAGCCGCTTATCAGACATTGCCTACCGTGCAGTTAAGAAGACAGGGATCTTCCAGAGCTCAGCCCCATACTACAGCCACCACCTAAATCCAAATGCTCATTATCGTCACATGGAGAGGACAAGCACGCAGGGTGATCATAACTTTGGGTCCAGAAA GAACTTTACTCCAAATGAACCCTTTGTTCGAAAACAAACTGGAGTTGTAAGAGTGAACTGTGTAGACTGCCTTGATCGCACCAACACAGCACAGTTTTGTCTTGGAAAGTGTGCCTTGGGCTTCCAG CTGTATGCACTTGGTGTCTTGGATCGGCCTGCTCTGGAATTTGATAGTGACTGTGTGCGAATGTTAGAGGAAATGTATGAAGATCATGGAGACACATTGGCTCTTCAGTATGGAGGGTCACAGCTGGTACACAGAATCAAGACCTATCGCCGCACAGCTCCCTGGACCAGTCAGGGCAACGACATCATGCAGACACTCTCCAGATACTATAGCAACACATTCTCAG ATACAGAAAAGCAAAATGCAATAAACTTATTCCTGGGTGTTTATATCCCAAGTGAAGCTTCTGTTCCAATTTGGGAACTACCATCAGACTATCTCCTGCATCATTCTCTCTCCCGCGGTGTTCGTCCCTGCCACAA ccGCAGCACAACACAGTGGTGGGATTCAGCAATGTTGTCAGATCTCCCAATGCCTCTTGAGGAAACCAGgaagtctgtctctctccttatgcCAGTGCGAAGCCAGGAGCCCAAG ATTGACTTGTACACAGACCACCATCGACCCTCAGAGTTCTGTGTCCTGTCTGAGCTGTTCAGCTACCAGATGAGCCATTCTGTCag AGATTACATGCCAAACTTCACAACTGATGAGAGCCCCTTTAGTGTCCGGAGACGTCCAGGTAAGAGGCAAGAGGAGTTATCTCGTAATCAGAGTAGTGGGTCACCATCACAGAAGAATCCCACTATGACTGGTCAGGCTTCAACATCCTCAACAGCATCAAGTGGAACTAG CTCAACAGAAAGTGAAGCCAGTGATGAAGATGAGTTGTCTGTGGCAAGTGCTTCAAGTGACGTTGAAGAAGATAACACTCCCAACCTTTCTCTggtctccttcttcccacctatGACAGAGACTTATGGAGAATACTTGCATGAACCATCACGAGCTGACAATACTATCTACAAAAG GTATGAGCAGATCTACAAAGCCACGAATGGTCCTTTATCAAAATCTGCCAAAATTAGTGGCAGTGTAGGAG CTCCTCTGGTTCTAATTCAGAGGTCTAGTTTCTGCCTGGATTCTTCCATTGAGACTGACCCACCTACAGTTCCCAGACGATCAAAAGAAATCTACGGCAATTTTGTCGCCATGGCACGCAGAGGACCTCAACCTCCAGCAAATAGAGACCTCTTAATGTATAGAAAGTTTGCTAGCTTCTCATAA